A portion of the Acidobacteriaceae bacterium genome contains these proteins:
- a CDS encoding alpha/beta hydrolase: MWAGRAPGAMGDDPCRDVPYLQIFHAGGASHEPRPALLIIPGGGYDRLTNGKEQRPVAEYFASELPITTVVLRYRLVQDDGGYRYPIPMWDGQRAIRLLHTQARRLGIDPARIAVLGFSAGAHLASTLALHPEESFGATATDEVDRASAKVDLLALGYPVISMNPAAVPPSGSYKHLLAGFAGRELTELQHRLSGEENVTPALPPVFLFESMDDKRISPQNAVLFADALKNAHVPAEVHLFARGEHGSGLSVGIPEEAAWPAMFTTWMMAQWPELGHKRR, translated from the coding sequence TTGTGGGCAGGGAGAGCTCCGGGAGCGATGGGGGACGACCCCTGCCGTGATGTGCCTTACCTCCAGATTTTTCATGCTGGTGGTGCGTCGCATGAGCCCCGTCCGGCGCTGCTCATTATTCCCGGTGGCGGTTATGACAGATTGACCAATGGCAAAGAGCAGCGGCCGGTTGCGGAGTACTTTGCGTCAGAGTTGCCGATCACAACTGTTGTGCTGCGTTATCGACTGGTGCAGGACGATGGCGGCTACCGTTATCCGATTCCTATGTGGGATGGGCAACGCGCGATCCGCCTGCTTCATACTCAGGCCCGGCGGTTGGGGATAGACCCTGCACGCATTGCGGTGCTTGGTTTCTCTGCGGGTGCACACCTGGCGAGCACGCTTGCTCTGCATCCTGAGGAGTCGTTTGGTGCGACGGCTACGGATGAAGTGGATCGGGCATCGGCGAAGGTTGATCTGTTGGCGCTTGGCTATCCGGTGATCTCGATGAACCCTGCGGCGGTGCCGCCTTCGGGCTCGTATAAACATCTGCTGGCAGGGTTCGCCGGGCGCGAGTTGACGGAGCTGCAGCATCGTCTGTCGGGCGAAGAAAATGTGACGCCTGCACTGCCGCCGGTCTTTCTCTTCGAGAGCATGGACGATAAAAGGATCAGCCCGCAGAATGCAGTATTGTTTGCCGATGCGTTGAAGAACGCCCACGTACCCGCAGAGGTCCACCTGTTTGCGCGTGGGGAGCATGGTTCGGGGTTGTCCGTTGGCATTCCCGAGGAAGCGGCATGGCCTGCGATGTTCACGACGTGGATGATGGCTCAGTGGCCGGAGCTGGGGCATAAACGTAGGTAG
- a CDS encoding oxidoreductase codes for MSETATAAPAKAHSKYTRNQPYQSRVLINDRLTGPESEKETIHIELELEEGMTYTPGDAVGIVPTNREAQVEANLKVLGFNGTERVLDHYKVEISLHEALTTRLGIGKLARGSVNQYAKLFGENVPEDLKALLGQENKAAAEEYVWGREFADLAKQFPGAVQNPQELFNVLQRLTPRMYSIASSQAAHPDAVHTTVRVVRYHAHGEDRQGVCSGHMGERAPADATLPIFLHENNAFRLPENTDAPVIMIGPGTGIAPFRAFLEHRQALGEKGKNWLIFGEQRRISDFLYEDQWNAMQADGTLTKLDTAFSRDQGKKVYVQDRMQENAAELYAWLEEGAHFYVCGDASRMAKDVETALLDAIAKGANSTLEHATEYLGEMKKAKRYQRDVY; via the coding sequence ATGAGCGAAACAGCAACCGCAGCGCCGGCCAAGGCGCACAGCAAGTACACCCGCAATCAGCCGTATCAGTCGCGCGTCCTCATCAACGATCGCCTTACCGGGCCGGAGTCCGAGAAGGAAACGATCCACATCGAGCTAGAGCTCGAAGAGGGCATGACCTATACGCCTGGCGATGCCGTAGGCATTGTGCCCACAAATCGTGAGGCACAGGTAGAAGCGAACCTGAAGGTTCTGGGTTTCAACGGTACCGAGCGCGTGCTCGACCACTACAAGGTAGAGATCTCTCTGCACGAAGCGCTGACGACGCGTCTCGGCATCGGCAAGCTGGCCCGCGGTTCGGTGAACCAGTACGCCAAGCTCTTCGGCGAGAACGTTCCCGAGGACCTGAAGGCTCTTCTCGGCCAGGAGAACAAGGCTGCTGCAGAAGAGTACGTCTGGGGCCGCGAGTTTGCTGACCTCGCCAAGCAGTTCCCCGGCGCGGTGCAGAACCCGCAGGAGCTCTTCAACGTGCTGCAGCGTCTGACGCCGCGCATGTACTCGATCGCCAGTTCGCAGGCGGCGCACCCGGATGCGGTGCACACGACGGTTCGCGTCGTTCGCTACCACGCACACGGTGAAGATCGTCAGGGCGTTTGCTCGGGCCACATGGGCGAGCGCGCTCCGGCTGACGCAACGCTGCCGATCTTCCTGCACGAGAACAATGCGTTCCGTCTTCCCGAAAACACGGACGCTCCGGTCATCATGATCGGTCCCGGAACCGGCATCGCGCCTTTCCGCGCTTTCCTGGAGCACCGTCAGGCACTGGGCGAAAAGGGCAAGAACTGGCTGATCTTCGGCGAACAGCGCCGCATTTCGGACTTCCTGTACGAAGACCAGTGGAACGCGATGCAGGCCGATGGCACGCTGACCAAGCTCGACACGGCGTTTTCGCGCGATCAGGGCAAGAAGGTTTACGTGCAGGACCGCATGCAGGAGAACGCTGCGGAACTCTACGCATGGCTGGAAGAGGGAGCACACTTCTACGTTTGCGGCGATGCTTCGCGTATGGCGAAGGACGTCGAAACGGCTCTGCTGGATGCGATTGCGAAGGGTGCAAACTCGACGCTGGAGCATGCGACCGAGTATCTGGGTGAGATGAAAAAGGCCAAGCGTTATCAGCGCGACGTTTACTAG
- a CDS encoding CusA/CzcA family heavy metal efflux RND transporter produces MTSFVQALLRYRTVVLILLVAALAAGIYGSLKLDIEAYPDPSPPLVEVITQNPAWSAEEMEQQVTAPIELALNGTPELEQVRSISIFGLSDVKLYFRFSSDLFHDRQEVLDRLQTLQLPNGLQPQLSPWSPIGEIYRYQLSGPYSLNDLKATQDWLVRRELRQVPGVIDITTFGGTTKQYQVEPDPNKLLAYGVTLPQLVTALQNSNANAGGNYMTMGEQSINVRSLGLLHSIADIQNIVIASKAGTPVLVSDVATVSEGFQPRLGKIGRNGQKDIVEGIVLLQKGEESLPALDGLKKKIHELNTGTLLPPGMHVDTIYDRTTLIDQTTHTVKHVILTGLALVTLILLLMLGDVRTTIIAAATIPFAVLFSFSMMVLAGRPANLISIGAIDFGILVDASIVVLENIFRRLSRRKPGELAENSILQGVGDAARPVLFSTLIILVAFIPLFTMEGVPGKIFSPMSVTYGFALTGALIFAIVFAPVLSAVFAPKVEESDEPAKEEGTPVSRFFSRHYARLLDHTLRHPRRMWITAIIAIVAAGSIFFFAIGGEFMPPLEEGNLWIRATLPQDISFEKSAGFADQIRDEIRAFPEVTQVVSQIGRPDDGTDVTTFNNAEFGVSLKPSDQWPADVRGNKEKLIEQMQKKFAKYPGVVFGFSQTIQDNVEEAMSGVKGENSVKLFGDDLGELSRVADNIVHVMEGVRGVADAGVFKVNGQPNLIVAVNRANAARYGISVADVNATIQAAVGGSAVTQLIEGDRRFDVTVRFPDASRNDPDAIGRIQLPTPDGGHVALSQVADIGVREGSFMIYREGGRRYIPIKFSVRERDLAATIEDLKHQLDQKIQLPAGYSLSWAGEFDSLQKEQQRLAIVIPISLVVIFLLLYLQFQSWSDAIIVLISLPFCAIGGIMALLVTHTPFSISAAVGFTSLTGVATLASVVFLSGIRQHQRKHPGPEALREGAMDELRPVLMACFSAGLGLLPAAIMNGIGAQAQQPLARVVVGGMITTILSVVLLVPELVARFSARKRTASQAH; encoded by the coding sequence ATGACATCCTTTGTGCAGGCCCTCCTCCGTTATCGCACCGTCGTTCTCATCCTGCTGGTCGCGGCTCTGGCCGCAGGTATTTATGGCTCACTGAAGCTCGACATTGAAGCGTACCCCGACCCTTCGCCTCCGCTGGTGGAAGTGATCACGCAGAATCCTGCGTGGTCTGCCGAAGAGATGGAACAGCAGGTTACTGCGCCTATCGAACTTGCGTTGAATGGAACGCCTGAGTTGGAGCAGGTGCGTTCCATCAGCATCTTTGGTCTGAGTGATGTGAAGCTCTACTTCCGCTTCTCCAGCGATCTCTTTCATGATCGCCAGGAAGTGCTGGATCGTCTACAGACGTTGCAGTTGCCGAACGGGTTGCAGCCGCAACTCTCTCCGTGGTCGCCCATCGGAGAGATCTACCGCTATCAACTCTCCGGCCCATACTCGCTCAACGATTTGAAGGCGACGCAGGATTGGCTCGTTCGCCGAGAACTGCGCCAGGTTCCTGGTGTCATCGACATCACAACCTTTGGTGGCACGACGAAGCAGTATCAAGTGGAGCCTGATCCCAATAAGCTGCTGGCCTACGGGGTCACGTTGCCGCAACTCGTAACAGCTTTGCAGAACAGCAACGCGAACGCCGGTGGCAACTATATGACCATGGGTGAGCAGAGCATCAACGTTCGCTCTCTCGGGCTGCTGCATAGCATTGCGGATATTCAGAACATTGTAATCGCATCAAAGGCTGGCACGCCTGTGCTGGTGAGCGATGTTGCCACGGTGAGCGAAGGCTTTCAGCCGAGGCTCGGCAAGATAGGTCGCAACGGACAGAAGGACATTGTGGAAGGCATCGTCCTTCTACAGAAGGGCGAAGAGAGCCTGCCCGCTCTCGATGGACTCAAGAAGAAAATTCATGAGCTGAACACAGGAACCCTGCTGCCACCGGGCATGCATGTCGACACAATCTATGACCGCACCACGCTCATTGACCAAACGACGCATACGGTGAAGCATGTCATTCTGACCGGCCTTGCGCTTGTGACGCTCATCCTTCTGCTCATGCTTGGGGATGTGCGCACCACGATCATTGCCGCAGCGACGATTCCGTTCGCTGTTCTGTTCTCCTTTTCCATGATGGTGCTGGCAGGGCGCCCCGCGAACCTCATCTCCATCGGTGCAATCGACTTCGGCATTCTTGTGGATGCTTCAATCGTCGTGCTGGAGAACATCTTCCGCAGGCTCTCTCGTCGCAAGCCGGGCGAGTTGGCGGAGAACTCCATTCTGCAGGGTGTAGGGGATGCAGCGCGGCCGGTCTTGTTCTCCACGCTCATCATTCTTGTTGCGTTCATCCCGCTTTTCACCATGGAGGGCGTCCCCGGCAAAATCTTCTCCCCCATGTCGGTAACGTACGGCTTTGCACTCACGGGGGCGCTCATCTTCGCTATCGTGTTTGCTCCTGTACTGAGCGCCGTTTTCGCGCCAAAGGTGGAAGAGAGCGATGAGCCTGCAAAGGAAGAGGGAACGCCGGTAAGTCGTTTCTTCAGCCGTCATTATGCTCGCTTGCTTGACCACACACTGCGGCACCCAAGACGTATGTGGATTACGGCGATCATCGCGATCGTCGCCGCAGGCTCAATCTTCTTCTTTGCCATTGGCGGCGAGTTTATGCCGCCGCTCGAAGAGGGCAATCTGTGGATTCGCGCGACGTTGCCTCAGGACATTTCATTCGAAAAGTCGGCTGGCTTTGCGGATCAGATTCGTGATGAAATTCGCGCGTTTCCTGAGGTTACGCAGGTTGTTTCGCAGATCGGCCGTCCTGATGATGGAACCGATGTGACGACCTTCAATAACGCCGAGTTCGGCGTCTCTCTGAAACCTTCCGACCAGTGGCCTGCAGACGTCCGCGGCAACAAGGAGAAGCTCATCGAGCAGATGCAGAAGAAGTTTGCGAAGTATCCCGGAGTCGTCTTCGGCTTCTCGCAGACGATTCAGGACAACGTGGAAGAAGCGATGAGCGGCGTGAAGGGAGAGAACTCCGTGAAGCTTTTCGGCGATGACCTCGGAGAGCTGAGTCGTGTTGCCGACAACATCGTTCACGTCATGGAAGGCGTGCGTGGCGTTGCGGATGCAGGCGTCTTCAAGGTGAACGGCCAGCCAAACCTGATCGTTGCCGTAAATCGTGCGAACGCGGCGCGTTATGGCATTTCGGTTGCCGACGTAAATGCGACGATTCAGGCGGCGGTGGGTGGTTCTGCGGTAACGCAACTCATCGAAGGCGACCGTCGCTTCGACGTCACGGTGCGTTTCCCGGATGCGTCGAGAAATGATCCCGACGCTATCGGTCGCATCCAGTTGCCAACGCCCGATGGAGGACATGTGGCTCTGTCTCAGGTAGCCGATATCGGTGTCCGCGAAGGCAGTTTCATGATCTATCGTGAGGGTGGACGTCGCTACATTCCCATCAAGTTCAGCGTTCGAGAGCGTGACCTCGCAGCCACGATCGAGGACCTGAAGCATCAGCTGGATCAGAAGATCCAGCTTCCTGCGGGCTACTCCCTGAGCTGGGCTGGAGAGTTTGATTCGTTGCAGAAGGAGCAGCAACGACTGGCTATCGTGATTCCGATCAGCCTCGTTGTGATCTTCCTGCTGCTTTATCTGCAGTTCCAGTCCTGGTCTGATGCGATCATCGTGCTGATATCACTGCCGTTTTGCGCCATCGGCGGGATCATGGCCTTGCTCGTGACGCATACGCCGTTCAGTATTTCGGCGGCTGTCGGTTTCACCTCGCTGACAGGCGTGGCAACGCTGGCCTCGGTCGTGTTCTTGAGCGGCATTCGTCAGCATCAACGTAAGCATCCGGGGCCGGAGGCTTTGCGCGAAGGCGCGATGGACGAACTGCGCCCGGTGCTGATGGCGTGCTTCTCTGCGGGGCTGGGTCTGTTGCCGGCAGCCATCATGAACGGCATCGGAGCGCAGGCCCAGCAGCCTCTGGCACGTGTTGTTGTCGGAGGCATGATCACGACGATTCTTTCCGTCGTGCTACTGGTTCCAGAGCTTGTTGCACGCTTCTCCGCAAGGAAGCGGACGGCAAGTCAGGCCCACTAA
- a CDS encoding efflux RND transporter periplasmic adaptor subunit: MKLSALSTYSFAAACLMLSATGCKHAASAPEAAQPKINLTVNTIHAETSSDQLHLPGRVEADPQKVVHIYAPLSGRLLSLSLVPGQEVRKGQAVATLQSGDVAQARSDFEKAKIEALRSDRALERGKLLASHDVLSQADLQELQATDAAAHSEQERARQRVHELGFSENGTSDIATITAPITGTVLDVGTATGEMQRSLETTNGIATVANLDQVWVTGDVFEQDLHSIHLHDVVSITFSAYPGQTFTGTVANVGDSFDPGTHALKVRVVLQNPGHKLKPAMFATLSVAQPAQTRLMLPQSAVLHDGDSTVVYVPAGDGKYVTKTVKTGASIGDRIEILSGLQNGDRVVTKGAAYLREPAGD; encoded by the coding sequence ATGAAATTGTCCGCATTGTCCACTTACTCGTTTGCTGCCGCTTGCCTGATGCTCTCGGCGACAGGGTGCAAGCATGCTGCCTCGGCTCCTGAAGCTGCGCAGCCAAAGATCAATCTCACGGTCAACACCATTCACGCAGAGACGTCGAGTGACCAGCTTCATCTGCCGGGGCGCGTAGAAGCAGACCCTCAGAAGGTCGTTCATATCTACGCTCCTCTCAGCGGGCGCTTGTTGAGTCTCTCACTCGTGCCCGGCCAGGAAGTTCGTAAGGGGCAGGCTGTTGCAACGCTGCAGAGCGGCGATGTGGCGCAGGCTCGCTCGGACTTTGAGAAGGCAAAGATTGAAGCGTTGCGCTCAGACCGTGCTCTCGAACGCGGCAAACTGCTGGCGTCTCATGACGTGCTCTCGCAGGCTGACTTGCAGGAGTTGCAGGCAACCGATGCTGCAGCGCACTCCGAGCAGGAGCGGGCGCGCCAGCGTGTGCACGAACTCGGCTTTTCAGAGAACGGTACCAGCGATATTGCTACGATCACGGCGCCGATCACCGGCACCGTTCTTGATGTCGGAACGGCGACCGGCGAGATGCAGCGCTCGCTCGAAACCACCAATGGAATCGCAACGGTAGCCAACCTGGATCAGGTCTGGGTAACGGGCGATGTCTTTGAGCAGGACCTGCACTCTATCCATCTGCACGACGTCGTCAGCATCACCTTCAGCGCGTATCCGGGACAGACGTTTACGGGCACGGTCGCGAATGTTGGAGATTCCTTTGACCCCGGAACCCACGCATTGAAAGTTCGTGTGGTGCTGCAGAATCCGGGCCATAAGCTGAAGCCGGCCATGTTTGCCACGCTCTCCGTGGCACAACCCGCTCAGACCAGACTCATGTTGCCGCAGTCTGCCGTTCTGCATGATGGCGACTCGACCGTGGTGTACGTTCCTGCCGGAGACGGTAAGTACGTGACGAAGACGGTGAAGACGGGAGCCAGCATCGGAGATCGCATTGAAATCCTCTCGGGCTTACAGAATGGCGATCGTGTCGTCACCAAGGGCGCAGCGTATCTGCGCGAACCGGCAGGAGACTGA
- a CDS encoding TolC family protein has product MRKSLPLVYLLAAVSVAGAQSSAPPIMATLPSSITARAAAGDTPPLSLLQVLDAAHRMNPTLLSGTEHANAVRAGEVTAGLRQNPTAVLGGQMLSLGPNDPNGPDFYQAGVQRLFERGNKREWRLQSARSTTALTVQQLADQRRQTDLSVCQSFSRMLYAQADLDIAQQNLASYEKTVSLMKFRLGAGDMDRTDFDRVELQLVGFENDADNARLVLQQSSIALQTLIGVAAPQEAFAIQGSLEPQTETLTLDELHNRAIQERPDLKAAQAQIDANAAGLKLAQANGTADPTLEGEYERSGNANSVGGSINIPLRLFDRNQGEKVRAQHELESSRLALIATRNQVLADVDSSWAAYRTALGQDARYREKYLAEASSVRDNLEFSYRHGNSTLLDYLSALSDYRQVNLAALNARLQLLLAAEQLDAAAHIEVTP; this is encoded by the coding sequence GTGCGCAAGTCCTTGCCTTTGGTGTATCTGCTCGCCGCTGTGTCGGTAGCGGGTGCACAATCGTCCGCGCCGCCGATCATGGCGACGTTACCTTCTTCTATTACTGCGCGCGCAGCTGCGGGCGACACTCCGCCTTTGTCCCTTCTGCAGGTGCTCGACGCAGCTCACCGCATGAACCCCACGTTGCTCTCGGGTACCGAACATGCCAACGCTGTTCGTGCCGGTGAGGTCACTGCCGGGTTGCGTCAGAACCCGACCGCTGTGCTGGGTGGGCAAATGTTGTCGCTGGGGCCGAACGATCCGAACGGTCCTGACTTCTATCAAGCGGGGGTGCAGCGTTTGTTCGAGCGAGGCAACAAGCGCGAATGGCGCCTTCAAAGTGCTCGCTCAACGACCGCACTCACTGTGCAGCAGCTTGCGGATCAACGGCGACAGACAGACCTCAGCGTTTGCCAGTCGTTCTCTCGAATGCTCTATGCGCAGGCGGATCTGGATATCGCTCAGCAGAACCTTGCGAGTTATGAAAAGACTGTCAGCCTCATGAAGTTTCGACTTGGGGCCGGAGACATGGACCGCACGGACTTCGATCGGGTCGAGCTGCAACTCGTCGGTTTTGAAAACGATGCGGACAACGCCCGGCTAGTTCTGCAGCAAAGCAGCATTGCACTGCAGACGCTGATAGGTGTTGCTGCCCCGCAGGAAGCTTTTGCGATTCAGGGATCTCTGGAGCCGCAGACCGAGACGCTGACTCTCGACGAACTTCATAACAGGGCTATTCAGGAACGTCCGGACCTGAAAGCGGCGCAGGCGCAGATTGATGCCAACGCTGCGGGCTTGAAGTTGGCGCAGGCGAATGGAACGGCTGACCCAACTCTTGAAGGCGAGTACGAACGCAGTGGAAACGCCAACTCGGTTGGCGGCAGCATCAACATCCCTCTACGGCTTTTTGATCGCAATCAGGGGGAGAAGGTTCGAGCGCAGCATGAGCTTGAGAGCAGCCGTCTGGCTTTGATCGCTACTCGTAACCAGGTGCTTGCTGACGTGGATTCGTCGTGGGCTGCTTATCGAACGGCGCTGGGACAGGATGCCCGCTACCGAGAGAAGTATCTTGCCGAAGCTTCCAGCGTGCGAGACAACCTCGAGTTCAGCTATCGCCACGGAAACTCCACGTTGCTCGACTATCTCAGTGCTCTTTCCGACTATCGCCAGGTAAATCTTGCCGCTCTCAACGCTCGTCTTCAGCTGCTGCTCGCAGCCGAACAGCTTGATGCCGCAGCTCATATCGAGGTCACTCCATGA